GGCCGGCGTCGACCCGACCAGCGACGCAGGGCTGTGGACGCTGACCTTCTGGTTCTTCCAGTCCGTTTTCGCGGCCACGGCAGCGACCATCATCTCCGGCGGCATCGCCGAGCGCACAAAATTTTCAGCCTACATCATCGTCAGCATCGTGGTCACGGCCGTCATCTACCCCATCTCCGGCCACTGGGCCTGGGGCTCCCTCTGGGGCGCGGGCGAACTGGGCAAAGGCTGGCTTGAAACCATGGGCTTCATCGACTTCGCCGGCTCCACAGTGGTCCACTCAGTAGGCGGCTGGATGGCTCTGGCCGGCGCGCTGGTCATCGGCCCGCGCATCGGCAAGTACAGCCCGGACGGAAAGGCAAAGGCGATCCCCGGTCACAACATCCCCATGGCCGGCCTTGGCGTCTTCATCCTCTGGTTCGGCTGGTTCGGCTTCAACCCCGGCAGCACCACCGCCGTCAACGGCAGCATCGGCTACATCGCCGTCAACACCAGCCTGGCCGCCTGCATGGGCGTGCTTGGTGCCATGGCCTACGCCTGGATCAAGCACGGCAAGCCGGACACTTCCATGTCCTTGAACGGTGCTCTGGCGGGCCTGGTGGCCATCACCGCCGGCTGTTACGAAGTCTCTCCCATGGGATCTTTGGCCATCGGCTTCCTGGCGGGCATCCTGGTCGTCATCTCCCTTGAATTCATCGATCAGGTCCTCAAAATCGACGATCCGGTCGGCGCGTCCTCGGTGCACGGCGTCTGCGGCATGTTCGGAACCATCATGGTCGGTTTCTTCGCCGCTCCCGGCTATGGCTCGGCCACCGGCCTCTTCTATGGCGGCGGCACCGAAATCCTGGTCACGCAGATCATCGGAGCCGCGGCGGTCTTCGCCTGGGCCTTCGGCGCCGGCCTGGTCCTCTTCTACCTGCTCAAAGTGACCATCGGCGTGCGCGTCACCCAGGAAGAGGAACTCAAAGGCCTCGACATCACCGAACACGGCATGGAGTCTTACAACGGCTTCCAGATCTTCACCAACGAATAAGGGGGGAACACCATGAAACTCGTCATCGCATATATCCGGCCCGAGTGCCTGAACGCAGTCAAGCAAGAGCTGTACGCCAAGAAAATCTACAACATGTCCGTCACCAACGTGCTCGGCAGCGGACGTCAGAAAGGGTTCACCGAAACCTACCGCGGCGTGGTCATGGAAGTGAATCTGCTGAAGAAAGTGCGCCTGGAGATCGGCGTCAACGACGATTTCGCCGAGCAGGCCGTGGAGGCCATCAATGCGGGCGCACGGACGGGCAAGGAAGGCGACGGAGTGATCTTCGTGCTGGAATGCGCCGCCGCCGTGCGCATCCGCACCCAGGAGACCGGGCCTGCCGCA
This DNA window, taken from Desulfomicrobium sp. ZS1, encodes the following:
- a CDS encoding P-II family nitrogen regulator, which translates into the protein MKLVIAYIRPECLNAVKQELYAKKIYNMSVTNVLGSGRQKGFTETYRGVVMEVNLLKKVRLEIGVNDDFAEQAVEAINAGARTGKEGDGVIFVLECAAAVRIRTQETGPAAMG
- a CDS encoding ammonium transporter produces the protein MFEEKKQTTALLRPKVWALTLLLATLTPAMAFAEGEALSQSNANLLWTLLAAILVMFMQPGFALVEMGFARAKNAGNILMKNLIDFGAGQPAFLLLGFGLMFGQDIGGFIGSSGFALAGVDPTSDAGLWTLTFWFFQSVFAATAATIISGGIAERTKFSAYIIVSIVVTAVIYPISGHWAWGSLWGAGELGKGWLETMGFIDFAGSTVVHSVGGWMALAGALVIGPRIGKYSPDGKAKAIPGHNIPMAGLGVFILWFGWFGFNPGSTTAVNGSIGYIAVNTSLAACMGVLGAMAYAWIKHGKPDTSMSLNGALAGLVAITAGCYEVSPMGSLAIGFLAGILVVISLEFIDQVLKIDDPVGASSVHGVCGMFGTIMVGFFAAPGYGSATGLFYGGGTEILVTQIIGAAAVFAWAFGAGLVLFYLLKVTIGVRVTQEEELKGLDITEHGMESYNGFQIFTNE